Within Enterobacter sp. RHBSTW-00175, the genomic segment CAACATTAACGAACCGATCCTGTTTGGCCTGCCAGTTATCATGAACCCCATCATGCTTATCCCCTTCAATCTTGTCCCGTTGGTGCTGGTCACCGTGCAGTATGCGGCGATGAAAATCGGTGCAGTTGCTGTCACCACCGGGGTCTTTATTCCCTGGACTCTGCCCCCCGTCATCAGCGGTTTCATCGTCACCGGACACCTCAGCGGTAGCGTCATGCAGCTTATCAATTTGCTGATCGGCGCGATGCTGTACCTGCCTTTCATGCGTATCGTGGATAAACAGTACCGCGCGGCGGAAATTGCCACCCTTACGCAAACCGAAACCACGCTGGCTAAACAGGAGTAAAGCATGTGGGGAATTATCGCGACCTGGCGAATGGCGCTTGAAGGGGTAACGGAGTCTGCGTCTGCACTGGCTGCGGGGAAACCGGTGGCAACAGCAGTTGTGGATGCTGTCGCCACCGTAGAGGACTTCCCGTTGTATAAATCCGTCGGCTATGGCGGGCTACCCACGGAGAATGGCGAAGTCGAACTCGACGCCGCTTACATGGACGGCGATTCGCTGGCCTTTGGCGCCGTGGGTAATCTGGTGGATATTGCCAACCCGGTGCGTGTTGCCCACGCATTAAGCCGCCAGCGCTATAACAGCCTGCTGGTTGGCCAGGGCGCGCGCGAGTGGGCGCTGAGCCAGGGCTTTGCCGACAAAACCATGCTGACCGACCGCGCCATGCAGCACTACCGTAAGCGATGCCGCGAAACGCTGGATAAAGGCTTAAGCCCGTACGATGGTCATGATACCGTCGGCATTATCGGCCTGGATAAACAGGGCTCGATGAGCGTGGCGACCTCTACCAGCGGCCTGTTTATGAAAAAGCGTGGCCGCATTGGTGATTCGCCCATCATTGGCTCCGGCTTTTACTGTGACAGTGAAACCGGCGCAGCCACCGCCACCGGCGTGGGTGAAGATCTGATGAAAGGCTGCACCAGCTACGAAATTGTGCGCCGGATGGCGCAGGGAATGTCACCGCAACAGGCGGCTGACTCGGTGGTTTTTGAGCTGGAAGATAAGCTGATGTCCCGCTTTGGCCGCGTGGGGGATCTCTCCGTTGTCTGTATGAATAACAAAGGCGAATTCGGCGCGGCGACTAACATCAAAACCTTTTCGTTCGTGGTGGCCACCGCCCGTCAGCCGCTCACGGTGTTTCGCACTGAGCGGTTGCGGGAGAAAACCCATTATCAGGCCGTCGATGATGACTGGATGCAGGCTTATGCCGCACGTATTCGCGCCCCGATTGAGGAATAATGATGATTACCTGGCAACTCATAACCACCCTTTCACAGGCTAAGCCGCAGAGTCACCTGATTGCCTGTACATCCGGCTCACAGCTGCCGGACACCGCGCTTATCGCTGAAATGCGTGAACACAAAACCGTTGCCGATACCCGTTTTGGCTGCGCCCCGTTTTCCCGGATAACCCTGCTGCCAGAGCCTTTGTGGCACGACACGCTGACCGGGGGCTTACTTGCCGCACTGCGCCCCCTGTTCGCCGCCCACGTCAGCCATGAGGTCATCCTTGATGTGACGAACATCCACGATACGGTCCTGGCACAGGTGCTGCGGTTTCTCTTTAATCAGGCCCATTCCCTGAGCGATTTACAGCTGAAGAAAACCGACGAAACCGCCGTCCGGCTTTGCCACATTACCGCCCTCTGTCGGCCGGAACAGCAGGCACGCCTGGAAACGTTCTTCCACCAGCAGCAGACCATTGCACATGGCATGGTCGCAGCAAGACGCCTTGCCGATCTGCCTTCCGATCGTTGTACCCCACAGTTTGTGGTCGAAGAGGCGCAAAAACTGTGTGCCGCATTCCCTGCCCTGCACTGCGAGGTGCTTGATGAACGGCAGATCGTAGCGCAAAGTCTGGGGCTGCTGCACGCCGTTGGCAAAGGTGCCACCTGCCCACCGCGCCTGCTGGCCATCCACTATAACGGTGTACCTGATGGCCCGGTGCGCTGCTACGTGGGCAAAGGCATTACGTTTGATACCGGCGGTCTGTGGCTGAAAGAAGGCGCGGGCATGTACACCATGAAATATGACATGTGCGGCGCGGCAAACGTGCTGGGTTTGATGCTCAGCGTTGCAGAGCAGTGTCTGCCCGTTCGGATCATGGGTGTGCTGGCCCTGGCAGAGAATGCGATTGGCCCGGATGCCATGCAGCCAGGCACAGTGGCGACGGCCTGCAACGGGACCACGGTTGAAATCAACAATACCGATGCTGAAGGGCGGCTGGTGCTGGCAGACGCTATCGCCTGGACCAGCAAGCGCCATCCGCAGGCGCGCTATATTATTGATATGGCGACGTTAACCGGTGCAGTGGTGAAAGCACTGGGGTATGAGCTAAGCGGACTGATGACCCAGGATGAGCCATTACGCCATGCGCTTACCCGGGCAGGCCAACAGAGCGGCGACGAAGTGTGGTCACTGCCTCTGGATGCGCGGCTGAAAAAACAGA encodes:
- a CDS encoding M17 family metallopeptidase; protein product: MITWQLITTLSQAKPQSHLIACTSGSQLPDTALIAEMREHKTVADTRFGCAPFSRITLLPEPLWHDTLTGGLLAALRPLFAAHVSHEVILDVTNIHDTVLAQVLRFLFNQAHSLSDLQLKKTDETAVRLCHITALCRPEQQARLETFFHQQQTIAHGMVAARRLADLPSDRCTPQFVVEEAQKLCAAFPALHCEVLDERQIVAQSLGLLHAVGKGATCPPRLLAIHYNGVPDGPVRCYVGKGITFDTGGLWLKEGAGMYTMKYDMCGAANVLGLMLSVAEQCLPVRIMGVLALAENAIGPDAMQPGTVATACNGTTVEINNTDAEGRLVLADAIAWTSKRHPQARYIIDMATLTGAVVKALGYELSGLMTQDEPLRHALTRAGQQSGDEVWSLPLDARLKKQTDSAIADLCNTPTNNAAISASAAWLLHHFCPPTIPWAHLDISGTALWRENGRSVASGRPIPLLMEHLMGDDA
- a CDS encoding N(4)-(beta-N-acetylglucosaminyl)-L-asparaginase, with amino-acid sequence MWGIIATWRMALEGVTESASALAAGKPVATAVVDAVATVEDFPLYKSVGYGGLPTENGEVELDAAYMDGDSLAFGAVGNLVDIANPVRVAHALSRQRYNSLLVGQGAREWALSQGFADKTMLTDRAMQHYRKRCRETLDKGLSPYDGHDTVGIIGLDKQGSMSVATSTSGLFMKKRGRIGDSPIIGSGFYCDSETGAATATGVGEDLMKGCTSYEIVRRMAQGMSPQQAADSVVFELEDKLMSRFGRVGDLSVVCMNNKGEFGAATNIKTFSFVVATARQPLTVFRTERLREKTHYQAVDDDWMQAYAARIRAPIEE